A segment of the Bacillus pseudomycoides genome:
TTTATTTTGGCTACCAGCTTTATCGCTAGAAGAATTTAGTGATCAAGCAAAAAGAGAAGTAATTCATGCGCATATAAAAAATATAATGGAATTATTAACTGAAAAATGGGAAAATAAAAAATAAGCAGATAGTTCCTATGATTGTGAGTAGTATGATATTGACCTGCGCATGTGGGTATTATATCATGATAGTGTCCTAGTTTTTATTTTTATACTGCTTTGTCACGGGGGGACAATTTCTGATAGAGGGGGGAAATTTTCGTGAGCGAGAAAGAACATCGTGTGTCAAGAAGACAATTTTTAAACTACACGCTTACAGGTGTAGGAGGTTTTATGGCAGCTGGGATTTTAATGCCAATGACGCGCTTTGCACTTGATCCAGTTTTAAGGAAAGAGGCAGGGGGAGATATGGTTGCTGTTGCACAAGTGAAAGAGATTTCAGCAGAACCAAAACGCTTCGACTTTAAAGTGAAACAAGTTGATGGTTGGTATAAGTCAGAAGAACCAAAATCAGCGTGGGTGTATAAAAATGAAAGCGGCGACATTGTAGCGTTATCTCCCGTGTGTAAACATTTAGGATGTACGGTAAACTGGAATTCGGACAAGAGTCATCCAAATCAATTCTTTTGTCCTTGTCACGCGGGGCGTTATACGAAAGATGGTACGAATGTGAAGGGAACTCCACCGCTCGCACCGCTTGATTTGTATGAAGCAAAAGTAAAGGATGGAACGCTTTATTTAGGTAAAGCAAAGCCACAAGGGGGTGCGAAATAGATGCTAAATAAAATCTATGATTGGGTGGACGAAAGGTTGGATATTACACCAATATGGCGTGATATTGCAGACCATGAAGTGCCAGAGCATGTAAACCCAGCGCATCACTTTTCAGCATTTGTCTATTGCTTTGGGGGGCTAACATTCTTCGTCACTGTGATTCAAATTTTATCAGGTATGTTTTTAACAATGTATTATGTGCCTGATATTAAAAATGCTTGGGAATCTGTTTATTATTTACAAAATGAAGTTGCATATGGACAAATTGTTCGCGGCATGCACCATTGGGGTGCTAGTCTTGTAATTGTAATGATGTTTTTACATACCCTTAGGGTTTTCTTCCAAGGTGCATATAAGAAACCTCGTGAATTAAACTGGATTGTCGGTGTTCTTATTTTCTTTGTTATGCTAGGTCTTGGTTTTACCGGATATTTATTACCATGGGATATGAAAGCGTTATTTGCAACGAAAGTGGGGATTCAAATCGCGGAGCAAACACCGCTTATCGGCCCTTATATTAAAACATTACTTGCTGGTCACTCCGAAATTGTCGGGGCTCAAACATTAACTCGCTTCTTTGCTATTCACGTCTTCTTCTTACCAGCAGCACTTCTAGGCTTAATGGCCTTCCACTTCATCATGATTCGCAAACAAGGTATTTCTGGTCCGCTATAAGAGATTGCTAATTTGAAAGAATAGGAGAAAAACTGAATTGAAGGAGGGAGATTATGCATCGCGGCAAAGGGATGAAGTTTGTGGGAGATTCACGAGTGCCTGTAGCGCGTAAACCGAATATTCCCAAAGATTATTCTGAATATCCAGGGAAAACAGAAGCATTTTGGCCGAACTTCTTATTGAAAGAATGGATGGTTGGTGCGGTTTTTTTAATCGGTTATTTATGTTTGACGGTGGCGCACCCGTCACCACTTGAGAGAATGGCGGATCCTACAGATGCGGGATATATACCACTTCCAGACTGGTACTTCTTATTTTTATATCAATTGTTAAAATACTCCTATGCATCAGGTCCGTTTACTGTAATTGGTGCGTTTATTATGCCAGGAATCGCATTTGGAGCACTACTGTTGGCTCCATTTCTGGATCGAGGTCCTGAAAGACGTCCATTGAAACGTCCGGTTGCAACTGGATTTATGCTTCTAGCAATTGCTTCTATCATCTTTTTAACATGGGAATCTGTGGCACATCACGACTGGGAAGCTGCAAAAAAACAAGGTGCTATTGTTAAAACGGTTCAAGTTGATAAAAATGATGAAGGTTATAAACTTGTGCAAAAAAATACGTGTTTAACATGTCACGGTGATAACTTACAAGGTGGTGCTGCAGCGCCGGCACTGCAAAACTTAACATTAAAACCAGAGGAAATTGCAAAGATTGCAAAAGATGGAAAAGGTGCAATGCCTAAAGGGGTATTTAAAGGAACGGATGAAGAGTTGAAAAAACTTTCGGAATTCATTGCAAAATACAATAAAAAATAAGAGAGAGCTGACTACAATTTTTGTAGTCAGCTTTTCTATTTAGAATAAAAAGTTTGGTATAATATATAAATACATTTTAAATTTCCGCATATAAGTCACGGTTATGAAAACAAAAGAATTTCTCTACTTATTTTCTTTTTCTGTTTTCACATGGCATGGGGCTAAAAAGGCACTGACCGCTTCTACCCATGAGTGGATATTCTTCCCAGCCAAAAAGAAAGGGTTTATATCGTTTTTTTCAATTTGTATTTATATAGAATGGGGCATTTTGATGTAATAAAGAACTACTATATTTGAAAGGTGTTGTACATATAGATTGGCTTATTTGTATGCTTTATTAA
Coding sequences within it:
- a CDS encoding ubiquinol-cytochrome c reductase iron-sulfur subunit, with translation MSEKEHRVSRRQFLNYTLTGVGGFMAAGILMPMTRFALDPVLRKEAGGDMVAVAQVKEISAEPKRFDFKVKQVDGWYKSEEPKSAWVYKNESGDIVALSPVCKHLGCTVNWNSDKSHPNQFFCPCHAGRYTKDGTNVKGTPPLAPLDLYEAKVKDGTLYLGKAKPQGGAK
- the qcrB gene encoding menaquinol-cytochrome c reductase cytochrome b subunit — its product is MLNKIYDWVDERLDITPIWRDIADHEVPEHVNPAHHFSAFVYCFGGLTFFVTVIQILSGMFLTMYYVPDIKNAWESVYYLQNEVAYGQIVRGMHHWGASLVIVMMFLHTLRVFFQGAYKKPRELNWIVGVLIFFVMLGLGFTGYLLPWDMKALFATKVGIQIAEQTPLIGPYIKTLLAGHSEIVGAQTLTRFFAIHVFFLPAALLGLMAFHFIMIRKQGISGPL
- the qcrC gene encoding menaquinol-cytochrome c reductase cytochrome b/c subunit; translation: MHRGKGMKFVGDSRVPVARKPNIPKDYSEYPGKTEAFWPNFLLKEWMVGAVFLIGYLCLTVAHPSPLERMADPTDAGYIPLPDWYFLFLYQLLKYSYASGPFTVIGAFIMPGIAFGALLLAPFLDRGPERRPLKRPVATGFMLLAIASIIFLTWESVAHHDWEAAKKQGAIVKTVQVDKNDEGYKLVQKNTCLTCHGDNLQGGAAAPALQNLTLKPEEIAKIAKDGKGAMPKGVFKGTDEELKKLSEFIAKYNKK